A region of the Streptococcus oralis Uo5 genome:
GAGAATGGATTGAGAACAAAGTATCTGAGGTTAGTCGTGTCTATCCAACCGAGAATCTGTTTGATTTGTTTAAGCAATTTCCGGAAGGGTTTGAGATTGAGCAGGTCTATTTTAAAAAGAAAAGTGATGGAATTGACAATTTTATCACAGAAATTAAGCTGAAAGGTGATGCAACATCGCATACAATAACAGGTACCCTTGCTAAAATTCCAGCGAAGGATGATGCACCAAAAAGCGAAGAGGAGTTAGTAAGTGTTCAATATGTAGACAATAAATTTATTTTTTCTGATGAAGAAACTGCTAAAAAAATGTGGAATTTTGATGGTTTTTTGTTTCAAAAGTTGACTTTAAATAAAACAGAATTTTCTAAGTTAAGATTAAAAGAGAAATCGTATAATAGCGTGACAAATGGTTTTAGTATTTTATATTTTACAGAAAATGAAGTAGTTAATAATTATTTTCATAAAAATGATTCTGAAACATCTGTACTGGAGATTGGAAGTTCTCTACAAAATGAGGGTTATTACTACTACTCAATTTTACTAGATTACAATGATGGCTATTATTTTAGAGAAACGGTATCAAATGCGGAGGTATATAACGGCCAAGAGTGGAATTCCAACTTTAGATGCTTCTAATCTGACTTACGAATTTGAATAAGATGCAAGGAATTGTTGCTTTTATGGTATACTATAAGTGAACTACGGTTAGCTATTTTATTGAATATCATAAATAAGGAGAGGGTTATGAAAAAAAGCTCGTTTTTCGCAATATTACTTTTAGGAGGATTGATAATGATAGGATTAACAGGATGTGGAGAAAATAAAAATAGTCGAGAATGGATTGAGAACAAAGTCTCTGAGGTCAGTCGTGTCTATCCAACTGAAAATCTGTTTGATTTGTTTAAGCAATTTCCGGAAGGGTTTGAGGTCTATCAAGTATACATGAATGATAAAGTTAGCATAAAAATATACTTAACCGGAAATAGTCAGTTCAAGACGATAACTGGTAAATTAATTCGAAAAGATTTAAAGTTAGAAAAAAAGACAGACATTATAGATGTTAATTACATAGAACAGCAATTTATTTTTTCAGATGAAGAAAGAGCGAGGGAAATTTGGGAACTTAAAGGTTTTCTGTTTCAAGAATTAACGATTAATAAAAGTATTTTATCTGAGTTTAAATTAGAAAATAAGAGTTATAACAGTGTAACTAATGGTTTTGACATATCTTATAGTGTGAATAATCCAATAATAAACAAATTTTTAAAAAGGATGGTCTTAAAAATGGCGTATTAGAATTTGGAAGCTCTTTGCAGAGTAATGATTATTACTATTATTCTGTAGTTGTTGATTACAAAGACGGTTATTATTTTAGAGAAACAGTGTCTAATGGAGAGTTGAACAATGGTGAGTAGTGGTATTCCAACTTTAGATGCGGCGAATATGACGTATGAATTCGAGAATGTTAGAGTAAATAAATCTAATATAAGAGACAATGAGCAGCTACTTGAAGAAGTAAATAAACGAAAAGTTCTCCCCTCAAACCTCCAATATTTAGATGATTTTCATGATGATTCCGCTGGCACAAGTGGTACAGCCTTCCTAGATAAGGACAGTGGAGAGGTGATCATTGCCTATACGGGAACGAATCCTAATGCGGATATAGTCAAGGATGTCGCTACAGATGTCGGTAGTATAGCCATGGCGCTCGGTTTTCATTATGATGAAGCTTTCAAATTTTATGAAAGGATTCGACAGAGATATGGGGATAATATTACTCTAACTGGACATTCTTTAGGAGGTAACATCGCTCAGAGGGTGGCCTTAGAGTATAACGCTCCCCGTACTGTGGTATATAACTCAGCGCCCCTCTATTTAGAAGGTCTTATCGAATCTAAAGATAAAATTATAGATTACCTAACTCCTTGGGATTCGGCAAGGGAGAAGATAATCAATAAACAAAAGACATTCACAGGTCAAGTGGTACGAATCCGGACTCAAGATGACTTTCTTAACAATATCTCAAAGCCTTTTTTAGGTGTATACTTGGGAGAAGATTACCTGCTTGAAAATTCTGGTGGGCACAGTATTGATCCAGATATTACGGGTGATAAAGATCAAATTAACCAAATCAAGGATATTTTGGAAAAACAGAGTCCAGAGAAGATGACTGGACTTGAAAAGAAGAACTATGAGACCCTGAAGAAACTACAAGGTGTCAAAAACGGACTTCTAAAGCAGTTGAATACTCAATTTTTATCAGATGGTAGTATAAGTAGCCATGAGATGTTTTTCTTGGATAGCATCCAAGCAACAGCTGTTGCGACAGCAATGACAGAGAGTGTCAGCAACGGACACAGCGAGATTGAGGCAGTGGCTAAAAAAGCAGTTGCGGATGCTGAAACACTCTATGATAAAAGTAAGGAAGTTCCCTGGTTCGTCACAGAATTAACTTATGATGAGATAGAGGATGTCTATGCAGAAGCTGGGGTAACGTATGATAGTATTGTGGGGGAGACTCAGAGACATTTTGATAAAAAAGTAAGTAAATCAGCTGAGATTGTAAAAGCCTTTACGGATCTGGGAACGAATATTCAGAAGGGTATTGAACAAGCAGTTGAAGGAGATGAAAGCTTGGCAAGGGATATTAATCAATGGACAAACTAGAAGAAATCCAAGTGAAAATAAAAAAGCAAGAAGAGGGACTTTGGTCTTTGGAGGATGACTATAGAACTGCTAAGAGGAAAATAGAAGAATCTTATGAAAATTTGGATGATAATCGTTCTCAGTTGACTAGACTATATGAGGAGTTTGAGAACATCGCTTATGATTTTGGTAGACAGAATTCTGGAGATGATGGGGAACACCACCAATTTCTGATGTTATTGGAATCTTATGCAGTTGAGACCAGGAGTGAGTATTTTCGTCAATATGCTAAAATAGAAGCAAAAGATGAAGAGTTGCAGACTCAGTACCGAAAAGAGCGCTCTCGCTTAGAAAAAGAGTTAGAAGAGAGTTATAGTCGAAGAAGAAATCTATACGAGTTAGAAAGGGAGCAGAAAAAATGTTAGTGGATTTAGTCATAGATGCTTTGATTGGACCCATGTCAGAATCAGCCAGACGAGAAATCAAAAAAACATTAGAAAGAGCAGCTATCAAAGCATTTTGTGCTCCTCCTATAAAATCAGGTAGAAAAGGTATTGTAGATAAGTACGATGAGGAGATAGGGGTTCTTGCTATGACAAATAAGACTGCTGTAACGACTTTAGCAGCTCAAATGGATAGCTCAATTAATGGGTTGGGACAAAAAGCAATTAGCGAGACTATTAGTAAAAATAGTACATCTTTTGAAGATTTAACTCCGAAAAAGAAAAAATAGTGCTTTAACTATGCTCTATTCCTTTCCAATTTTTCCAAATATTCCTCTTCAAAGACATCTGCGGATGACTTTTTGATAAGTTACTAGAAATGTAGAGGTACTTGAGATGCGTCGAAAATTACAAAGAAAAGTGATAGAAGAAAAACCAAGCTATAGCCAAGAAGAAATTCAGTGGTTGCTTGAGCATTTAGGAGATGCCTCTCCAGAAATTCGAGACGAACTTGTTTTTACGAGTTTGGCTAGAGGGATTCAAGAAGAGTTGTTTTCCCTTGAGCAGTTTCAGTTTATCTCAGAAGAAGTCTCATCTGATGAAGGTCTATACAAAGAGATTGATAGTAGAGGGGTTTCAACTCTTAAACGTTCTTTTAGGGCGCTTATTTATGCAAATCTATTGTCTGCGGATGCCAACCAGAAATCGATTTTTTATCAGGGGTTGAAATCAGAAATTCGTAATATCCTTTTAAATCAAGGCTTGCACTATCTTTCAAAAGAAAAGGATACAACAGGTTTTTCAAGTCAGTATGGTTGGGTTCACGCTTTTGCGCATGGGGCTGACCTTTTGACTGAAGTCGTTTGTCATCCAGACTTTCTTAAAAATAGAGATCATGAAGTATTTGATGTACTTGACCAACTATTTAAAAGAATTACCATTCGTTTTACAAATGATGAGGATTGGCGGTTAGCGAGAGTACTTTATGAACCCATTTTGCAAGGGAAATTAGGGCAAGAACAAGTAGCTTCTTGGATAAAAACTATTGACTTTCCGATAGAAGACAGGGAAGATTTTTATAAATTTTCCAACTTCAGATCCTGTCTGTTGGAAGTCTATATCCAACTTGACCAGAAAAATAGTTTACAAGATGCCTTGAAAGAAGCCATTCAATCTTTTCAGTACTAAGGATAAGCGAGTCGTTTCATGTTTTTCAAATAACTTTCCAATCAATTTTCTTGAAACCCTTTCCTTCTTTTGATAGACTAATACATAGTTTGAAAAAAGGAGACTTATCATGAAAAAATTTGTTGCTGAATTAATCGGTACATTTATGCTTGTGTTCATTGGAACAGGAGCTGTTGTTTTTGGAAATGGTCTTAATGGCCTTGGACACCTTGGAATTGCTTTTGCCTTTGGTTTGGCAATTGTGGTTGCAGCTTACTCAATCGGAACTGTTTCAGGTGCTCACTTGAACCCAGCAGTTTCGATCGCTATGTTTGTAAACAAACGTTTGTCATCTTCAGAACTTGTAAACTACATCCTTGGACAAGTAGTTGGAGCTTTCCTTGCGTCAGCTGCAGTATTCTTCCTCTTGTCTAACTCAGGCATGTCAACTGCTAGTCTTGGTGAAAATGCCTTGGCAAACGGTGTCACTGTCTTTGGTGGATTCTTGTTTGAAGTCATCGCAACTTTCTTGTTTGTCCTAGTTATCATGACTGTAACATCAGAAAGCAAGGGAAATGGCGCGATTGCTGGTTTGGTAATCGGTTTGTCATTGACAGCCTTGATCCTTGTGGGATTGAACATTACTGGCCTTTCAGTAAACCCAGCTCGTAGTTTGGCTCCAGCTGTCTTGGTCGGTGGCGCAGCCCTTCTACAAGTATGGATTTTCATCCTTGCACCAATCGTTGGTGGCGTTCTTGCAGCACTTGTTGCGAAAAACTTTCTTGGAACAGAAGAATAATTGAAATTCAAAAAGCCTTGCTCCTCAGTTTGAGGAGCAGGGTTTTTTCGTATGATACTCTTCGAAAATCTCTTCAAACCACGTCAGCATCCATCTGCAACCTCAAAACACTGTTTTGAGCTGACTTCGTCAGTCTTATCTATAACCTCAAAGCAGTTCTTTGAGCAACCTGCGGCTAGCTTCCTAGTTTGCTCTTTGATTTTCATTGAGTATGATTTTAGCGGTTGTCAATTTTCTCTGGATAAAGGTCGTGTTGAAAGAGACGTTGTTCTGCCAAGCCTTCATACTTAGTTCCAGGTCTACCGTAGTTGTAGTAGGGGTCAATTGAAATGCCACCGCGCGGAGTGAATTTTCCCCAGACTTCTAAATAGCGAGGGTCTAGCAAGTTGACCAAGTCTTTCCCGATAGTGTTGATACAGTTTTCGTGAAAATCCCCATGATTTCGGTAACTAAAGAGGTAGAGTTTGAGGGATTTTGACTCGACGCAGAGCTTGTCAGGAATGTAGGAAATATAAATCGTCGCAAAGTCTGGTTGAGCCGTAATAGGACAAAGAGAGGTAAATTCAGGACAGTTGAATTTGATGAAATAGTCATTTTCAACATGACGATTGTCAAAGGATTCGAGGACTTCTGGTTGATAGTCAAAAATATAGTTGGTTTCTTTGTTGCCGAGGAGGCTAAGGTTTTTCATTTCTTCTTGTTGTGACATGATTTTTTCTTTCTAATTTAAACACCACGTTGGTTGTCGTAGAGGAGGGTATGAAGTTGAGGAAGGACGCGAACATTGCCCCAGCTATCGTCAGTAGCGACGCGTTCCCAGAGTTCTTTGAGGCGGTTTAGTTGGTCTTGAACAATATTACCTGTAGCCTTGGGCTCAGGATTTCCAGCCGATAAGAAGAGAACATCTGGTTGGTAGCGTTCTTGAATCCCTTTGGCAAAGGCCAAATCGGCATCGTCAAAGACAGGGATTTTAAAGGTGACCTTGTCTGGATCTAATTGGGAAACGATAAAGTCTAAAGTCTCGAAGTTGACTTCCATCTTGGATGAAGGAGGTTTGGGACTCAGAGTGACCTGATCGATATCTTTTAACCAATTTTGCCAGCGGGAGCCTTGGGTCTCAACGGCCAGAGTGACTCCACGTTCCTTGAGCTTGGTGACGAGTTGAGCCATGTTGGCTGCTAGGATAGCAGGATTTCCCCCAGACAGGGTGACGTAGTCGTAGCTTCCTAGCTTATCTAAGGCAGCAATAACTTCATCAGCTGTCATACGAGTAGGTTTTTCAGAACCATCCCAAGTAAAGGCAGAGTCGCACCAGTCGCAGTGGTAGTCGCAACCAGCAGTGCGGACAAACATGGTTTTCTGCCCGATAGCACGACCTTCACCTTGAAAGGTTGGGCCAAAGATTTCCAGAACTGGTAGTTTGAGGACACGTTCCCTAGTCATCTAACCACTCCCGTATAAACTCCGCAAAGGCAGTCGGAGTCTCATAGAGGCGAACGTATTCCAAACGGAGACCGCGCTCGTCAGGCAACTCTTGACTCATGGTTTGGAAAATCCAGTAAACCATATTTTCAGCAGTCGTGTTCATATAAGGCAGAGTTTCATTGAGATAGCGATGATCCAAATGGGGCTCTAAGTAGTTCTTGTAGATGGCTTTGATATCTCCGAAATCGTAGGTCATGCCCCGTTCATCTAAAAATCCACTGACAGCAACTTGCAGATGATAAGTGTGGCCGTGCAGGGACTTGCATTTTCCCTCATAGTGAAAGAGGTGGTGGGCAGCATCAAAGGTAAATTCTTTTGATACCAAGGTTCTGTGAGGATTGTAGACGAGAGACTCCCCAGTTTCCTGTTTGATTTCTTTAGGTGCGAAAAACATTAGCCCTCTCCTTTCTGTGAAAGATAAACATCTAAACCATGCTGACGTAGATGGCAGGCTGGACAATCTCCACAGCCACTTCCGATAATCCCATTGTAGCAGGTCAGGGTCTTTTCACGAACATAGTCAAAGGCACCGAGTTGGTCGGCTAATTCCCAAGTTTCAGCCTTGTCTAGCCACATGAGAGGTGTTTGGATAACAAAGTCGTAATCCATGGCAAGGTTGAGGGTGACATTGAGAGATTTGACAAAGACATCCCGGCAGTCAGGGTAGCCTGAGAAATCTGTCTCGCAAACACCTGTCACGATGTCTTTAATACCAAGTTGTTTGGCAAGAACTGCCGCAAAGGACAGAAAGAGGTGGTTGCGACCGTCAACGAAAGTATTGGGAACCTCTCCCTCTTTTTGCTCGATTTCCATGTCAGAGGTTAGGGCATTTTCAGTGATTTGTCCCAGCAGAGACATATCTAAGATGTGATGACGAATGCCTTGTTCCTTAGCGATTTCTCTAGCAACTTGAATCTCGAGATGATGGCGTTGGCCGTAGGCAAAGGTGACGGCTTCGACTGTTTTATAGTGTTCTTTAGCCCAAAAGAGGCAGGTTGTGGAATCTTGACCGCCACTAAAGACGACCAAGGCTGATTGACGTTTCATAGTACTCCTTCCAAAATGGGAAATGTTCAGAGCACGCAAAAAGCTCCCTTGAGGGGAGCTAAAAAATACCAAGTAGAGGTTTTTTTTAGCGATGGCATGTCCCAAACATCGTAATATTCTACATACAGTCTAGCATATTTTTTGAAAAATGGCAAAGGGCAAGAAAAAAAGAGACCAAATAAAGCACTTGGTCTCTCGTGTGATTAGCTCAATTCAGCAACGATAGCCTTGATTTGTTCTGCAGTGTGTACTCCAGCAACTTGTTTCACCACTTGGCCGTCTTTCTTGAAGAGAAGGGTTGGGATAGACATGATTCCAAAAGAACGAGCTGTGTTTGGATTTTCATCAACGTCCATTTTAACGATTTTCAAGACATCTTCTGAAAGTTCTTCAGACAATTTATCCAAGATTGGACCTTGCATACGACATGGACCACACCAAGTTGCCCAGAAGTCTACCAAGACCAAACCGTCTTTTGTTTCTTGTTCAAATGTTGCATCTGTAATTGCTTTTGCCATTGTATTTCTCCTTTTTTAGTTATATTGGCTTAAATCTTGTTTCATGAGATAGAAGAAGACATCTCCATAAGTCCCATGGTAGTCCAAGTCATGACCATTGTAGGTTAATTTTTGAACTGGGTAATAGTCTGCGACACCGATAAGGCAGGCGTGTTGAGAACGTTCAAAGTCTTGGTAAGACTCGAAAGTCATGGTTCTCTCTTGCTTACTGGCGTCTAGATAAGTAATTTCGATCATATAAAACTCCTTTGTTGTTAGATCTTGACTTTATTTTACTCCTTGAAAAGAGGAATGTCAAGAAAAATGATTGCGCACGCAACCTTTTTTAAAAAACCTGATTACGAAATGAAATCAAGACTCGTCTCCAGCCTTTCTTCGACGGCCTTTTGCAGGTAAGCTAGGGTTGTTTGTCCCTCGTCAGTCAGGCAGATAAAACTAGCCCGTCTATCCTGATCGCAACACCGGCGACTAAGCAAACCGCAGTTTTTCTCTTCCAGGCGAGCCACCATTCGAGAAACAGCGCTCGGGCTGAGATGGAGTTTATCTGGCAGGTCAATCTGACGTAAAGATTTTTCATTAGCTAGGTCCAGATAGTAGAGCAGGTAAAACTCCTTCAAGGTCAACCTTTGTTCACTCTGCTGGGCGATGGTTTCTTCCAACAAGGCTTCCATTTCCTTTTGACGGCGATTGTAGTCAAACCACTTTTCCAAATAGGTCATTGCTTTCTCCTTTCTTTTCAAAGTAAAAATCACAAAGTCATTACTGACTGTCTCTCTAACACAAGATGATTGCGCATGCAATGATTATACTACTTTTAACTAATCCTTGCAAGAGAGAAGAATTGCGATATTTCCTTGATATTTTCTGAAAAAAGAGTAAACTGGTATGCAAGAAGTCTATTTCGTGGAGTTTAGGATGAAATTATATGTTCAATTAATGATTCTCTTTGTGATTTCTCTTATCGGAGAGGGAATTTCTAGTTTCTTTCATCTGCCCATCCCAGGCAGTATTATCGGCTTGATTATTCTCTTTCTAGCCTTACAGTTCAAGTGGCTAAGGACCAGGCATGTCAACATGGTCGGGAATTTCTTGCTGGCCAATATGACCATTCTCTTTTTACCGCCAGCAGTGGGAATCATGGAGAAGTTTGATGTGATTGCTCCTTATCTTTTGCCTATTGTTTTGATTGTCTTTTTTGCGGCTGTCATCAACATTATCCTCATCGCCCTAGTGGTTCAGTTTATCAAGCGACGATTTGAGGGAGATTATGAGAAAGGAGATGCCAAATGAACGAATTTGTATCCAATCCCCTGTTTGGGCTTGCCCTATCTATCCTAGCTTATCTAATGGGGATGTTGATTTACAGACGTTTTCCCCATCCATTGACAACACCCTTGCTGTTGTCGGCTATTTTTATCATTATTTTCCTTAAGGCGACGGGTATTTCTTATCAAGATTATTACCAAGGTGGGGTTTATCTGAACAACTTGATTGTTCCATCGACCGTGGCTCTAGGGATTCCGCTTTATAAGAGTTTTCACTTGATGAAGCACCATGCTCGGAGTATTCTCTTTGGTAGTCTGTTAGCAGTAGTTGTCAATACTTGCTTTACTGCCATAGT
Encoded here:
- a CDS encoding DUF2974 domain-containing protein, yielding MVSSGIPTLDAANMTYEFENVRVNKSNIRDNEQLLEEVNKRKVLPSNLQYLDDFHDDSAGTSGTAFLDKDSGEVIIAYTGTNPNADIVKDVATDVGSIAMALGFHYDEAFKFYERIRQRYGDNITLTGHSLGGNIAQRVALEYNAPRTVVYNSAPLYLEGLIESKDKIIDYLTPWDSAREKIINKQKTFTGQVVRIRTQDDFLNNISKPFLGVYLGEDYLLENSGGHSIDPDITGDKDQINQIKDILEKQSPEKMTGLEKKNYETLKKLQGVKNGLLKQLNTQFLSDGSISSHEMFFLDSIQATAVATAMTESVSNGHSEIEAVAKKAVADAETLYDKSKEVPWFVTELTYDEIEDVYAEAGVTYDSIVGETQRHFDKKVSKSAEIVKAFTDLGTNIQKGIEQAVEGDESLARDINQWTN
- a CDS encoding DUF2785 domain-containing protein — translated: MRRKLQRKVIEEKPSYSQEEIQWLLEHLGDASPEIRDELVFTSLARGIQEELFSLEQFQFISEEVSSDEGLYKEIDSRGVSTLKRSFRALIYANLLSADANQKSIFYQGLKSEIRNILLNQGLHYLSKEKDTTGFSSQYGWVHAFAHGADLLTEVVCHPDFLKNRDHEVFDVLDQLFKRITIRFTNDEDWRLARVLYEPILQGKLGQEQVASWIKTIDFPIEDREDFYKFSNFRSCLLEVYIQLDQKNSLQDALKEAIQSFQY
- a CDS encoding MIP/aquaporin family protein yields the protein MKKFVAELIGTFMLVFIGTGAVVFGNGLNGLGHLGIAFAFGLAIVVAAYSIGTVSGAHLNPAVSIAMFVNKRLSSSELVNYILGQVVGAFLASAAVFFLLSNSGMSTASLGENALANGVTVFGGFLFEVIATFLFVLVIMTVTSESKGNGAIAGLVIGLSLTALILVGLNITGLSVNPARSLAPAVLVGGAALLQVWIFILAPIVGGVLAALVAKNFLGTEE
- the queF gene encoding preQ(1) synthase yields the protein MSQQEEMKNLSLLGNKETNYIFDYQPEVLESFDNRHVENDYFIKFNCPEFTSLCPITAQPDFATIYISYIPDKLCVESKSLKLYLFSYRNHGDFHENCINTIGKDLVNLLDPRYLEVWGKFTPRGGISIDPYYNYGRPGTKYEGLAEQRLFQHDLYPEKIDNR
- the queE gene encoding 7-carboxy-7-deazaguanine synthase QueE; translation: MTRERVLKLPVLEIFGPTFQGEGRAIGQKTMFVRTAGCDYHCDWCDSAFTWDGSEKPTRMTADEVIAALDKLGSYDYVTLSGGNPAILAANMAQLVTKLKERGVTLAVETQGSRWQNWLKDIDQVTLSPKPPSSKMEVNFETLDFIVSQLDPDKVTFKIPVFDDADLAFAKGIQERYQPDVLFLSAGNPEPKATGNIVQDQLNRLKELWERVATDDSWGNVRVLPQLHTLLYDNQRGV
- the queD gene encoding 6-carboxytetrahydropterin synthase QueD; this encodes MFFAPKEIKQETGESLVYNPHRTLVSKEFTFDAAHHLFHYEGKCKSLHGHTYHLQVAVSGFLDERGMTYDFGDIKAIYKNYLEPHLDHRYLNETLPYMNTTAENMVYWIFQTMSQELPDERGLRLEYVRLYETPTAFAEFIREWLDD
- the queC gene encoding 7-cyano-7-deazaguanine synthase QueC, which translates into the protein MKRQSALVVFSGGQDSTTCLFWAKEHYKTVEAVTFAYGQRHHLEIQVAREIAKEQGIRHHILDMSLLGQITENALTSDMEIEQKEGEVPNTFVDGRNHLFLSFAAVLAKQLGIKDIVTGVCETDFSGYPDCRDVFVKSLNVTLNLAMDYDFVIQTPLMWLDKAETWELADQLGAFDYVREKTLTCYNGIIGSGCGDCPACHLRQHGLDVYLSQKGEG
- the trxA gene encoding thioredoxin; amino-acid sequence: MAKAITDATFEQETKDGLVLVDFWATWCGPCRMQGPILDKLSEELSEDVLKIVKMDVDENPNTARSFGIMSIPTLLFKKDGQVVKQVAGVHTAEQIKAIVAELS
- a CDS encoding DUF4649 family protein — encoded protein: MIEITYLDASKQERTMTFESYQDFERSQHACLIGVADYYPVQKLTYNGHDLDYHGTYGDVFFYLMKQDLSQYN
- a CDS encoding MarR family winged helix-turn-helix transcriptional regulator is translated as MTYLEKWFDYNRRQKEMEALLEETIAQQSEQRLTLKEFYLLYYLDLANEKSLRQIDLPDKLHLSPSAVSRMVARLEEKNCGLLSRRCCDQDRRASFICLTDEGQTTLAYLQKAVEERLETSLDFIS
- a CDS encoding CidA/LrgA family protein, producing the protein MKLYVQLMILFVISLIGEGISSFFHLPIPGSIIGLIILFLALQFKWLRTRHVNMVGNFLLANMTILFLPPAVGIMEKFDVIAPYLLPIVLIVFFAAVINIILIALVVQFIKRRFEGDYEKGDAK